The Arachis hypogaea cultivar Tifrunner chromosome 19, arahy.Tifrunner.gnm2.J5K5, whole genome shotgun sequence genome has a window encoding:
- the LOC112775424 gene encoding transcription factor PIF3 isoform X2 encodes MPLYELYRLSREKLDEEINGTRATDQSQSSSPEKDFFELIWENGNILTTQGQSSRAKKSPPRRSLPSHCLPSHSPKGRDRDAGYVNNSRVGKSGDLDTGLNEISMSVPSTEVDLGHDDDVIPWLDYTMDGSLQNEYGSNFLHELSGVTDQDLPSNHFSLVDKSSGNQVFRDSHKNSAEQSNFSSVSSTGVDETTRPKASTVESYLPSSFISVRPRVSGVTANDTSNAMLHPPVTEIPSSSSDFSSLKMQKQDQVIPSNGSSVMNFSHFARPAAIVRANLQNIGLKSVSSSTRSENVESMNKGAVVPSSNLPESTLADSCSECPKVLMGNNEKAVEQSRDDLKLLESKSLEQNIAGSKQLDPTCKEKAIKIDQTSNRALGETATNTQIAVERSTELVVASSSVGSGNCADRGSDDPIQNLKRKNRDTEDSEWHSDDVEEESVGVKKAAAGRGASGSKRSRAAEVHNLSERRRRDRINEKMRALQELIPNCNKVDKASMLDEAIEYLKTLQLQVQMMSMGAGLYMHPMMLPHGMQHMHAPHLAPFSPMAYGMQMGLGMGYGMAMPDMNGVSSRFPMVQVPQMQGTHVPVAQMSGATAMVRSNTQGFGVPGQGFPLPLPRAPLFPFSGGPVMNSSSALGLRPCGATGLSQTADLASTSGLKDPSPNTDSLVKQSTGGGGCDSTSQMPTQCEAAPTVGFEQSPMVHNSSHTSEANDSGTLNPDKEDNNLVTGYDD; translated from the exons ATGCCTCTGTATGAGTTATACCGGCTTTCTAGAGAGAAGCTTGATGAAGAGATTAATGGCACACGTGCAACTGATCAGTCTCAATCTTCCTC GCCTGAGAAGGATTTTTTCGAGCTAATTTGGGAAAACGGCAACATTTTGACGACGCAGGGTCAGTCTAGTAGAGCTAAGAAGAGTCCACCTCGCCGGAGCTTACCGTCTCACTGCTTGCCATCTCACAGTCCCAAGGGTAGAGACAGAGATGCAGGGTATGTTAACAATTCAAGGGTAGGGAAGTCTGGTGATTTAGACACCGGATTGAATGAAATTTCGATGTCAGTGCCGTCGACTGAAGTGGATTTGGGTCATGATGATGATGTCATACCTTGGTTGGATTATACAATGGATGGCTCTTTGCAGAATGAGTATGGTTCTAATTTCTTACATGAACTATCCGGGGTCACGGATCAAGACTTGCCCTCAAATCATTTTTCGCTTGTGGATAAAAGTAGTGGTAATCAGGTATTTAGGGACTCTCATAAAAATTCTGCAGAGCAAAGCAACTTTTCCAGTGTTTCTTCGACCGGCGTAGATGAGACAACTAGACCTAAAGCTAGCACGGTTGAATCATACCTGCCATCATCATTCATTTCAGTTAGACCAAGAGTATCGGGTGTTACTGCGAACGATACCAGTAATGCAATGCTTCATCCACCAGTTACCGAGATTCCTTCTTCATCGAGTGATTTTTCGAGCTTAAAGATGCAGAAGCAAGATCAAGTTATTCCTAGCAATGGTTCATCTGTTATGAATTTCTCCCATTTTGCAAGGCCTGCCGCCATCGTGAGAGCTAATCTTCAGAACATTGGATTGAAGTCTGTTTCGTCTTCAACAAGATCTGAAAATGTGGAAAGTATGAATAAAGGTGCTGTTGTACCTAGCAGTAATCTTCCAGAATCAACTCTTGCCGATTCATGTAGTGAATGTCCAAAGGTTCTAATGGGGAACAATGAGAAGGCTGTGGAACAATCCAGGGATGATTTGAAACTGTTGGAGTCAAAATCTCTCGAACAGAACATTGCCGGTTCTAAACAATTAGACCCTACTTGCAAAGAGAAAGCCATTAAAATTGATCAAACTTCCAACCGAGCTCTTGGTGAAACTGCCACTAACACACAGATAGCTGTTGAAAGAAGTACGGAGCTGGTGGTAGCCTCTTCCTCTGTTGGCTCTGGCAACTGTGCAGACAGAGGTTCAGACGATCCAATTCAAAATTTGAAGCGGAAAAATCGAGACACTGAGGACTCTGAATGGCATAGTGAT GATGTTGAGGAAGAATCAGTGGGTGTTAAAAAAGCAGCTGCTGGGCGTGGAGCTTCGGGTTCCAAGAGAAGTCGTGCTGCTGAAGTGCATAATCTTTCTGAAAGG AGGCGAAGAGATAGGATCAACGAGAAGATGCGTGCATTACAAGAACTCATACCCAATTGCAATAAG GTGGATAAAGCTTCAATGCTGGATGAGGCTATTGAGTATCTTAAAACACTTCAGCTCCAAGTTCAA ATGATGTCAATGGGAGCCGGTTTATATATGCATCCGATGATGTTGCCACATGGAATGCAGCACATGCATGCACCACACTTGGCTCCTTTTTCGCCTATGGCCTATGGAATGCAAATGGGATTGGGTATGGGATATGGCATGGCTATGCCTGATATGAATGGTGTATCATCTCGATTCCCAATGGTTCAGGTTCCCCAAATGCAAGGAACTCATGTCCCTGTTGCACAAATGTCTGGAGCTACTGCAATGGTTAGATCAAATACTCAAGGGTTCGGGGTTCCAGGTCAGGGATTTCCCTTGCCACTCCCTCGTGCACCCTTATTTCCTTTCTCGGGAGGGCCGGTTATGAACTCATCGTCGGCTTTGGGATTACGTCCTTGTGGAGCAACAGGGCTTAGTCAAACTGCGGATCTGGCGTCAACATCTGGCTTAAAGGACCCTTCGCCAAATACGGATTCACTAGTTAAGCAAAGTACTGGTGGTGGCGGCTGCGACTCAACTAGTCAGATGCCTACccag TGTGAAGCAGCACCAACTGTTGGATTTGAACAGTCACCAATGGTACATAATAGCAGCCATACCTCTGAGGCTAATGACAGTGGAACTCTTAATCCTGACAAAGAAGATAATAACCTTGTGACTG GTTATGATGATTGA
- the LOC112775424 gene encoding transcription factor PIF3 isoform X1 yields the protein MPLYELYRLSREKLDEEINGTRATDQSQSSSRPEKDFFELIWENGNILTTQGQSSRAKKSPPRRSLPSHCLPSHSPKGRDRDAGYVNNSRVGKSGDLDTGLNEISMSVPSTEVDLGHDDDVIPWLDYTMDGSLQNEYGSNFLHELSGVTDQDLPSNHFSLVDKSSGNQVFRDSHKNSAEQSNFSSVSSTGVDETTRPKASTVESYLPSSFISVRPRVSGVTANDTSNAMLHPPVTEIPSSSSDFSSLKMQKQDQVIPSNGSSVMNFSHFARPAAIVRANLQNIGLKSVSSSTRSENVESMNKGAVVPSSNLPESTLADSCSECPKVLMGNNEKAVEQSRDDLKLLESKSLEQNIAGSKQLDPTCKEKAIKIDQTSNRALGETATNTQIAVERSTELVVASSSVGSGNCADRGSDDPIQNLKRKNRDTEDSEWHSDDVEEESVGVKKAAAGRGASGSKRSRAAEVHNLSERRRRDRINEKMRALQELIPNCNKVDKASMLDEAIEYLKTLQLQVQMMSMGAGLYMHPMMLPHGMQHMHAPHLAPFSPMAYGMQMGLGMGYGMAMPDMNGVSSRFPMVQVPQMQGTHVPVAQMSGATAMVRSNTQGFGVPGQGFPLPLPRAPLFPFSGGPVMNSSSALGLRPCGATGLSQTADLASTSGLKDPSPNTDSLVKQSTGGGGCDSTSQMPTQCEAAPTVGFEQSPMVHNSSHTSEANDSGTLNPDKEDNNLVTGYDD from the exons ATGCCTCTGTATGAGTTATACCGGCTTTCTAGAGAGAAGCTTGATGAAGAGATTAATGGCACACGTGCAACTGATCAGTCTCAATCTTCCTC CAGGCCTGAGAAGGATTTTTTCGAGCTAATTTGGGAAAACGGCAACATTTTGACGACGCAGGGTCAGTCTAGTAGAGCTAAGAAGAGTCCACCTCGCCGGAGCTTACCGTCTCACTGCTTGCCATCTCACAGTCCCAAGGGTAGAGACAGAGATGCAGGGTATGTTAACAATTCAAGGGTAGGGAAGTCTGGTGATTTAGACACCGGATTGAATGAAATTTCGATGTCAGTGCCGTCGACTGAAGTGGATTTGGGTCATGATGATGATGTCATACCTTGGTTGGATTATACAATGGATGGCTCTTTGCAGAATGAGTATGGTTCTAATTTCTTACATGAACTATCCGGGGTCACGGATCAAGACTTGCCCTCAAATCATTTTTCGCTTGTGGATAAAAGTAGTGGTAATCAGGTATTTAGGGACTCTCATAAAAATTCTGCAGAGCAAAGCAACTTTTCCAGTGTTTCTTCGACCGGCGTAGATGAGACAACTAGACCTAAAGCTAGCACGGTTGAATCATACCTGCCATCATCATTCATTTCAGTTAGACCAAGAGTATCGGGTGTTACTGCGAACGATACCAGTAATGCAATGCTTCATCCACCAGTTACCGAGATTCCTTCTTCATCGAGTGATTTTTCGAGCTTAAAGATGCAGAAGCAAGATCAAGTTATTCCTAGCAATGGTTCATCTGTTATGAATTTCTCCCATTTTGCAAGGCCTGCCGCCATCGTGAGAGCTAATCTTCAGAACATTGGATTGAAGTCTGTTTCGTCTTCAACAAGATCTGAAAATGTGGAAAGTATGAATAAAGGTGCTGTTGTACCTAGCAGTAATCTTCCAGAATCAACTCTTGCCGATTCATGTAGTGAATGTCCAAAGGTTCTAATGGGGAACAATGAGAAGGCTGTGGAACAATCCAGGGATGATTTGAAACTGTTGGAGTCAAAATCTCTCGAACAGAACATTGCCGGTTCTAAACAATTAGACCCTACTTGCAAAGAGAAAGCCATTAAAATTGATCAAACTTCCAACCGAGCTCTTGGTGAAACTGCCACTAACACACAGATAGCTGTTGAAAGAAGTACGGAGCTGGTGGTAGCCTCTTCCTCTGTTGGCTCTGGCAACTGTGCAGACAGAGGTTCAGACGATCCAATTCAAAATTTGAAGCGGAAAAATCGAGACACTGAGGACTCTGAATGGCATAGTGAT GATGTTGAGGAAGAATCAGTGGGTGTTAAAAAAGCAGCTGCTGGGCGTGGAGCTTCGGGTTCCAAGAGAAGTCGTGCTGCTGAAGTGCATAATCTTTCTGAAAGG AGGCGAAGAGATAGGATCAACGAGAAGATGCGTGCATTACAAGAACTCATACCCAATTGCAATAAG GTGGATAAAGCTTCAATGCTGGATGAGGCTATTGAGTATCTTAAAACACTTCAGCTCCAAGTTCAA ATGATGTCAATGGGAGCCGGTTTATATATGCATCCGATGATGTTGCCACATGGAATGCAGCACATGCATGCACCACACTTGGCTCCTTTTTCGCCTATGGCCTATGGAATGCAAATGGGATTGGGTATGGGATATGGCATGGCTATGCCTGATATGAATGGTGTATCATCTCGATTCCCAATGGTTCAGGTTCCCCAAATGCAAGGAACTCATGTCCCTGTTGCACAAATGTCTGGAGCTACTGCAATGGTTAGATCAAATACTCAAGGGTTCGGGGTTCCAGGTCAGGGATTTCCCTTGCCACTCCCTCGTGCACCCTTATTTCCTTTCTCGGGAGGGCCGGTTATGAACTCATCGTCGGCTTTGGGATTACGTCCTTGTGGAGCAACAGGGCTTAGTCAAACTGCGGATCTGGCGTCAACATCTGGCTTAAAGGACCCTTCGCCAAATACGGATTCACTAGTTAAGCAAAGTACTGGTGGTGGCGGCTGCGACTCAACTAGTCAGATGCCTACccag TGTGAAGCAGCACCAACTGTTGGATTTGAACAGTCACCAATGGTACATAATAGCAGCCATACCTCTGAGGCTAATGACAGTGGAACTCTTAATCCTGACAAAGAAGATAATAACCTTGTGACTG GTTATGATGATTGA
- the LOC112775424 gene encoding transcription factor PIF3 isoform X3, which translates to MSVPSTEVDLGHDDDVIPWLDYTMDGSLQNEYGSNFLHELSGVTDQDLPSNHFSLVDKSSGNQVFRDSHKNSAEQSNFSSVSSTGVDETTRPKASTVESYLPSSFISVRPRVSGVTANDTSNAMLHPPVTEIPSSSSDFSSLKMQKQDQVIPSNGSSVMNFSHFARPAAIVRANLQNIGLKSVSSSTRSENVESMNKGAVVPSSNLPESTLADSCSECPKVLMGNNEKAVEQSRDDLKLLESKSLEQNIAGSKQLDPTCKEKAIKIDQTSNRALGETATNTQIAVERSTELVVASSSVGSGNCADRGSDDPIQNLKRKNRDTEDSEWHSDDVEEESVGVKKAAAGRGASGSKRSRAAEVHNLSERRRRDRINEKMRALQELIPNCNKVDKASMLDEAIEYLKTLQLQVQMMSMGAGLYMHPMMLPHGMQHMHAPHLAPFSPMAYGMQMGLGMGYGMAMPDMNGVSSRFPMVQVPQMQGTHVPVAQMSGATAMVRSNTQGFGVPGQGFPLPLPRAPLFPFSGGPVMNSSSALGLRPCGATGLSQTADLASTSGLKDPSPNTDSLVKQSTGGGGCDSTSQMPTQCEAAPTVGFEQSPMVHNSSHTSEANDSGTLNPDKEDNNLVTGYDD; encoded by the exons ATGTCAGTGCCGTCGACTGAAGTGGATTTGGGTCATGATGATGATGTCATACCTTGGTTGGATTATACAATGGATGGCTCTTTGCAGAATGAGTATGGTTCTAATTTCTTACATGAACTATCCGGGGTCACGGATCAAGACTTGCCCTCAAATCATTTTTCGCTTGTGGATAAAAGTAGTGGTAATCAGGTATTTAGGGACTCTCATAAAAATTCTGCAGAGCAAAGCAACTTTTCCAGTGTTTCTTCGACCGGCGTAGATGAGACAACTAGACCTAAAGCTAGCACGGTTGAATCATACCTGCCATCATCATTCATTTCAGTTAGACCAAGAGTATCGGGTGTTACTGCGAACGATACCAGTAATGCAATGCTTCATCCACCAGTTACCGAGATTCCTTCTTCATCGAGTGATTTTTCGAGCTTAAAGATGCAGAAGCAAGATCAAGTTATTCCTAGCAATGGTTCATCTGTTATGAATTTCTCCCATTTTGCAAGGCCTGCCGCCATCGTGAGAGCTAATCTTCAGAACATTGGATTGAAGTCTGTTTCGTCTTCAACAAGATCTGAAAATGTGGAAAGTATGAATAAAGGTGCTGTTGTACCTAGCAGTAATCTTCCAGAATCAACTCTTGCCGATTCATGTAGTGAATGTCCAAAGGTTCTAATGGGGAACAATGAGAAGGCTGTGGAACAATCCAGGGATGATTTGAAACTGTTGGAGTCAAAATCTCTCGAACAGAACATTGCCGGTTCTAAACAATTAGACCCTACTTGCAAAGAGAAAGCCATTAAAATTGATCAAACTTCCAACCGAGCTCTTGGTGAAACTGCCACTAACACACAGATAGCTGTTGAAAGAAGTACGGAGCTGGTGGTAGCCTCTTCCTCTGTTGGCTCTGGCAACTGTGCAGACAGAGGTTCAGACGATCCAATTCAAAATTTGAAGCGGAAAAATCGAGACACTGAGGACTCTGAATGGCATAGTGAT GATGTTGAGGAAGAATCAGTGGGTGTTAAAAAAGCAGCTGCTGGGCGTGGAGCTTCGGGTTCCAAGAGAAGTCGTGCTGCTGAAGTGCATAATCTTTCTGAAAGG AGGCGAAGAGATAGGATCAACGAGAAGATGCGTGCATTACAAGAACTCATACCCAATTGCAATAAG GTGGATAAAGCTTCAATGCTGGATGAGGCTATTGAGTATCTTAAAACACTTCAGCTCCAAGTTCAA ATGATGTCAATGGGAGCCGGTTTATATATGCATCCGATGATGTTGCCACATGGAATGCAGCACATGCATGCACCACACTTGGCTCCTTTTTCGCCTATGGCCTATGGAATGCAAATGGGATTGGGTATGGGATATGGCATGGCTATGCCTGATATGAATGGTGTATCATCTCGATTCCCAATGGTTCAGGTTCCCCAAATGCAAGGAACTCATGTCCCTGTTGCACAAATGTCTGGAGCTACTGCAATGGTTAGATCAAATACTCAAGGGTTCGGGGTTCCAGGTCAGGGATTTCCCTTGCCACTCCCTCGTGCACCCTTATTTCCTTTCTCGGGAGGGCCGGTTATGAACTCATCGTCGGCTTTGGGATTACGTCCTTGTGGAGCAACAGGGCTTAGTCAAACTGCGGATCTGGCGTCAACATCTGGCTTAAAGGACCCTTCGCCAAATACGGATTCACTAGTTAAGCAAAGTACTGGTGGTGGCGGCTGCGACTCAACTAGTCAGATGCCTACccag TGTGAAGCAGCACCAACTGTTGGATTTGAACAGTCACCAATGGTACATAATAGCAGCCATACCTCTGAGGCTAATGACAGTGGAACTCTTAATCCTGACAAAGAAGATAATAACCTTGTGACTG GTTATGATGATTGA